The Arachis ipaensis cultivar K30076 chromosome B10, Araip1.1, whole genome shotgun sequence DNA window ATTCAAACTTCAACAGTGGAAATGAAAGAACCTTTCATCCCGTCAAGAAATTTGTGATGCAATCTTATTTTGACAGGCACATAGAATTACATGATTCAGTTTTTGATAATTTTATATCTCAAGAAGACAATGTTGGTTTGTGTCAAGTGCTTCCAGAAAACCATGATTTTGTGCCAAGATTGTCAGTTCTGAAGCGAGATCTTATTGGCGAAGGTTCTCATCGTCATGTGTCTACGTTACTAAAATTTCAATCTCAGCAATTAGAGTCTTCGTCCCAACTTCTAAGCTCCTCGTGTGACTTCATAATTATTGAAAGACTACCTACCGGGGTTTTTGCTGATCCATTTGAACTACAGCGACTTGTTCAGCGTGGTGGTATGTACTTTACATGCTTcagaataaaaaggaaaagaaattcaTAGTTTCAGGACTatcactttttttaaaaaaaacctaAGTTTTAGACACAAAAAAAAGGACTATCTCATTTTTTCATGCCAATGAACTTTTTTCTTTCCTTGCAGTCTTCAATGATGTTGATGTCTTTGGTGATACAAATCTGGAACTTCCTTCCTTCTTGTCTAATCGTTCTGCTGTTGAAATACATTTGGTTgttgacccaaataaatttctagaGCCAACTGATATCAAGATTGAGCTTCCATTGCATGCGCGCTATCAAGTAAGAGGCTATTAAGTTCAATTACTCTTCTTTTTTAGTGCCATTTTCAATTAGCTCCGTgtagttatatattttttaatctaatgttttaaaaaataaaagcttATAGTATAGTCTTGCATTCGCTATGATATAAAGATGGGAAAGTCATTTTTTTCTATTTGCTTCTGTTATTCACTGGTGCTATATACGGCGCAGGGGTGGAGCTAGGTTGAATTTTTAGGGAGGGGCCAAAAATTAATTTTGCAATAgagagtaaaataaaatttttaagggGGTAAACTAAAATTTGTACGCAACTTATAAAGAAAATTTGAAGTTTTTGGGGGGGGGGGATTGCCCCCCTTTTGTTGCATGAGGCTCCCTGATATGTGGTAATACTCTACTGTTATCGGTTCTAGTAGTGTCGAGTGGCAATGGCATCCTTTCTTGTTTTGAAAGTTCTGGAAGcacaaataaaatttcaaaatatttattgTCCAAGTGGAATTTAACCCCATCTGAAAATGAGAAATGCTATTGAGTCAGAAAATATTTGTGGAAATCTTCAATAGAAATAATGAGTTATTGGATGAAATGAGGTGACAGTATCTACTTAGTCATTAATAATCAATAGGATATCTATTCATCAGGATAATTTAATTTTACTAGTAGTCTTAAAACTTCTAACATCTTCGTAGTTGTAACATggaaaagaacaaaaattagtTTTCTTTGAATATTAGACTATTCTTGTGTTGCCTAATTTTCTTTCCTTCCTTCTCCTTCTATTGCAGCCTCTAAATGAAAGTGGCTACTCCACAGTTGAACTTGGTATGCCTGATATTCTGGTGCGCTGCAGCACAAAGGAAAGGTCAGAAAATCAAAATTATTTCTTCAAATTGACCAACAATGATGCTGATGTTATGTATGAAGCTGACGTTCTTTGGAGAATTCCTTCTGGGAAAAAGGCACATTCTAACCTAGTCTTTGTCATTACATTTAGTATAGCCTTGTTATCAACTCTTGTAATTTTTCTCTCGTCATTAGAATATTCTAAGAGCAGAGTGAGAAAAGATTCCAAGCAATCTTAGAAGTTCTTCCGCCAAGAATTCTGGGTATTGATTATGGTGTCTTGTCCCTTCTTTTATGGGTATTGACAAAGTTTAGGTGGCTTTAATATTGGTCAGTCAACCAAGGTCAGAGTATATGTCTGTGCTTATGAAAAGAGTGTTCATAGCAATAGAAACTAGAAAGGACTCGAATCCACATTATTTTGAGATATGTTCTGAACATTGACTTCTTTGCTGACTCTCCTTTACAGTATATCTCGTCTATAATAACCCCCCAGGCATGATTTGGGTGAAAATTGCTATTACTACCCTTACAATGGCTAGGATGGATTTCTCTCTGTCTCTTCATCCGTGTTAATTCTTTGGGAACTCTTCGGCGAAGAGTGAAGATTCTAACTAAATTTGTAGACgatttttttctattataaaacGAGTAATCTTCACTCTTCATTGAAAGGTACAATGCACCATAACATTATCCTAATTCTTCCCCAAGACCCCTATGAAACACGACATAATGAATTGTCTATGGCCTGTCTTCTTATGCTACTGGTTCCAAACAAGGCCTAAAACTTTCAACTTACAGCAATATTCTAATGGATGAACTGAATCTTATTAGGTTAGTAGTGGTGGGTCCTGTAATATGACAATCACAAAACTAGAGGTCACATTGCATCAAGAAGGTGTGCAAGTTCATGTATAATCCCATGAAGTCTCAAATGTTGTTACCAAATAGATTTTGGTATTGTTTAGGCATCTTGACCTGTTGCATTATCAAAAAGTCAATTTCAATCTCTTTGGATCTCAAATCAATTTCTGATTCCGATCAATTTTGGGGGGTCAATGTCTAATAATAggtgccaatgagttatagctcaaatggcatagtctccccatactcaattaagaggttgcgggttcgagtctcctatctttggtaaaaaaaaaaaaaagtctaataATAGGTACTCTATTAGTTACTTCTAGATCCACATCAAAGAAGCAAACTCTAATACGAagtctaacaaattaaaaatgctgAATTGAAATATCGATTGTCAATTAGCTGTTGAATTAACTTGGACTCAAGTCAGCTTAGAGTGTCACCCGTCTAAAATGTCTTAAAATGCACCACGTGAAACTCATGTATGATAATGAAGAATTAAGATAATAGAATGATTCACTGTTACGGAATAGGTACTTCAGAAGCAaaataatagtgcattattttcCATATTTCATGAAAGTAGCAGACCTAGGGTCTTTTCTTCTTTGACTTCTTAGGTTGAGGGAGAATCAAGATTGGtttcaataaaataattatattagtcATTTGTAGTTTTTATTAGGAAATTAGTTATCTATTATAAGAAGTTATATATATGCTCTCAATTATGACTCTCTCAATTATCACGTCATTTATTTTGATTCTATGAATTTGTTGAAACAAATTTCATTCTAATATTTTGCAGAATTTTACTGTTGTACATCTTTTGTTGAAAATGTtttaaataaaagaagaaaaatcctAAGTGCTTTCTTTTAAAAAATGCCTTTGAAATCTTCAACAGCAAAGCCAAATTAGCTTGGTCTATTTATGTATTGAAAAATATGAATTATAAGAAAAAGAATACTCAAATCTATTCCGATTCTTGAAGCACGTTGTTATTTAAAAAAAGTGTATGGAATTCCATATAATCTAAATTTTACGAGAGGACAAAAGTATATATGAATTTTCACATAATAATCTAATatacattttaatattttaatcagTTATGTGTACATATTAATATCAAGTTTTTTTAATCATTTCTATTCTTCTGTCATCTGAATAACTTTTTTGGTAATAATGATGGTCAGATAGCACATTATTTGTTACGATGGCTTTGTACAATGTGTGACTtggatttaataaataaaaataaataaaagattaaatattaaaatgaaattttttaaattcttctTCGCGTCAGTTCATATTGAAGATTTGTAAACCCTAACCAATCAAAATGTCATAATATCAACCAAGAAGGAATATACCCTAAATTTGTGTAAGTGCTTGTGGTGACTCTTCTTCTGCGCCAAAAAATAGAAAGAAGTTTGACTACAACAACGATAAGTGTTTGTATAAATTTGATGCAATGATGTTTGAGTTTGTGATAGAATGGAACTCAAGGAGATTGTTTTTTCGTTGTCTATTAtgatgaatttttgttttgtttatgaTGATAAATGCTATGCAATTTATGTGAAATGTTCTCGAATTCATGAATGCAGAAGGTTAAATTGAGgtgtaattattttattttggctAATAAAGTTGTTGATgccgaaaaaaaaagaagaaaaatttaggagaatagtAAAAAAAGCAAATGGAATTATATAGAAGAAAGCAAATGGAAGGATAAAGAAGATGCTGCAAACAATTGATGGgattaataaaaaattgaacaTTATAAAATGGGATTACATAATGTAGAGAACCACCATGACAAATAACGTGCCACTTGATAGCCACTATTACCTGAATAGTTACTTAGGTGATAGAAAGGTAGAAATGACTAACGGAATTTGATAGTGGTATTTATACTTGACTTATTAAAATAGAGTGTATATTGGTCTATTGTGTGAAAATTTATGTGTAtttttgtcctttttttttttccacaaAAAGTTAATATTTCGTACAAAGCATTTAGATAGCGAGGATAACATAGCGTTATAACACTAATCTAACACACAAAAAACAAtgcataaataaattgaaattaatacAACGACAGCACCCCCCTAAAAATAAACAATAAGTACCCCCCATATGCTCTAATTTAGATTTGCTTATTTCAATTATATTATGtgtacataaaaaaataaaaatataacaattaatTTATAGACTATTTATTACGCATATGCAA harbors:
- the LOC107622631 gene encoding phosphatidylinositol-glycan biosynthesis class X protein, with protein sequence MKTWRQFIGLCIYLLVWSSFISSPIVDSANSNFNSGNERTFHPVKKFVMQSYFDRHIELHDSVFDNFISQEDNVGLCQVLPENHDFVPRLSVLKRDLIGEGSHRHVSTLLKFQSQQLESSSQLLSSSCDFIIIERLPTGVFADPFELQRLVQRGVFNDVDVFGDTNLELPSFLSNRSAVEIHLVVDPNKFLEPTDIKIELPLHARYQPLNESGYSTVELGMPDILVRCSTKERSENQNYFFKLTNNDADVMYEADVLWRIPSGKKAHSNLVFVITFSIALLSTLVIFLSSLEYSKSRVRKDSKQS